From the genome of Streptomyces sp. JH34:
TCCGGCGGCAAGTACATCGCCCCGGCGGAGGTCGAGGGACAGTTCAAGGCGGTGTGCCCGTTCGTCTCCAACATCCTGGTGCACGGCGCGGACCGTAACTTCTGCACCGCCCTCATCGCGCTCGACGAGCCGACCATCCTCAGCTGGGCGGAGGAGAACGGACTGGGCGGCAAGCCGTACGCCGACGTGGTGGCCTCTCCTCAGGCCGTCGAGCTGATCGAGGGTTACGTGAAGCGGCTCAACGAGGGCCTGCAGCGCTGGCAGACCATCAAGAAGTTCCGGCTCCTGCCGCGCGACCTCGACATCGAGCACGGCGAGCTGACCCCCAGCCTCAAGCTGAAGCGGCCGGTCGTCGAGCGTGAGTACAAGGACCTCATCGACGACATGTACGCGGGCTCCCGCGAGGCGTAGACGAGACGGAGGCGGGCTCCCGGCGAGCGGGACGGCCGAAGGGCACGTCGGGGCCGGGGCCGGTGGGTGAGGGAACGCCCACCCGCCCCGGCTCGTTTCCGTCCGGCCCGGGGCGACTTCCGTCACTCGGCGCTTATGGGCGCGCCCGGTCTGTCACCCTGTCGGGATACGTCAGCGGCGTTTCGCGAGACCGTCAGGAGCCGCACCGTGGGGTCCATTCCCTTGCAGCGGGACATCGTTCAGCGTCCCGGCATCGTCGTCGCAGGCCAGGGCGGCGATCCGCGTCCGGCCGCCCGCACGAGCCTGCCCGGAATCCCGCAGGCCTCGGCGGCGGCCCGCAGATTCGTCCGGGCCGCGCTCACCGAATGGACGGCTCTGGGGCTGCCCTCCACCGGTGAGTTCGGTGAACGCCTGACCGACGACGCGCTGACCGTGGCCAGCGAACTGGTCACCAACGCGGTCGTGCACGCCGGTACGACCGTCGAGCTGCTCCTCAGGCTGGAGGACTCGGCCGGCCCCGAGCCGGCCGCGCTGGTGCTGGAGATCACCGACCACCATCCCGCCCGGTCGGTGCGCGACGAGCGGGCCGACCGGCCCGACCCCGCCGAGTACGGCCGGGGGCTCCAGCTCGTCGCGACCCTCGCCGAATCCTGGGGGATCACCTACCGCACCGGACTCAAGACGGTCTGGGCACGTCTCCTCGGTGACGACCGCTTCGGGCTGCCGGACACCCCGGCCGCCGACGACGCCACGCGCCGGCGCGGGCCGCGCGACGGGATCCTCGCCCCCGCCGCCGGGCACACGCCGCGCGACGACGCGGGCTGGGCAGGGCGCGGAGGGCTCTCCTTCCTCGCCGAGGCCTCCGGCCTCCTCGCGGGCCAGCTCGACGAGGACCTGGTGGCCTCGACCGCCGGCCGGCTCCTGGTGCCACGGCTCGCCGACTGGTGCGCCATATGGCTGGAGAGCGAGGGCGGCGGCCCGGCCGCCGCCCCCAGGCTCGCGGGTGTCTGGCACAGCGACGAGGCGCGGACCGCGCTGCTGCGCCCCGCGCTGGAGAAGGAACCGCTCCGCTTACCCGGCAGCGTCGGCACCGGACCCGTCCCCATCCCCTGGCCCGGCGGGGACGCGACGGAGCGCGGGGACGGGACCGGCGCCGCGCTCGCCCACCGCATCGTCTCGGGCGGGCGCACGCTCGGCGCCCTCCTCGTGGGGCGTGAGGGCGACGACCACATCCCCGACGAGGTGGCCGCCCTCCTCGCGGACTTCGTACGCCGGGTGGGCCTCGCCGTGGGGGCCGCCCGCGCCTACACCCGTCAGGCCACCATCAGCCGCATCCTGCAGCGCGGTCTGCTGCCCAGCAAGGTCGCCGAGATACCCGGCGTCACCAGCGCACTGGTGTACGAGCCCGGTGACGACGGCGTGGTGGGCGGCGACTTCTACGACCTCTTCCCCTGCCCCGGCGGCCGCTGGTGCTTCGTGCTCGGGGACGTCCAGGGCAGCGGTCCGGAGGCCGCCGTCGTCACCGGCCTCGCCCGGCCCTGGCTGCGCCTGCTCTCCCGGGAGGGCTTCCGCGTCGGAGAGGTCCTCGACCGGCTCAACCGGCTCCTCCTGGACGACGCCATGGAGGCCGCCGAGGCCGCCGCCCTCATGGTCGCGGCGGCCGGCGGCCAGCAGCTCCAGGGCGGCGAGCAGATCCAGGACGGCACCCAGTCCCGCTTCCTCTCCCTGCTCTACGGCTCCCTCGTGCCCCTCCCGGACGGAGGTGTGCGCTGCACCGTGGCGAGCGCCGGCCATCCCCTCCCGCTGCTGCTGCGCCCCGACGGCTCCGTACGCCCAGCCGCCGAACCGCAGGTGCTGCTCGGAGTCGTCGAGGACGTGGCGTACGACAGCCAGAGCTTCGACCTGGCACCCGGCGACAGCCTCCTCTGTGTCACCGACGGGGTGACGGAGAGGCGCTCGGGGCGGCTGATGTTCGACGACGGTGACGGCCTCGCGCGGGTTCTGGCGGGCTGCGCGGGTCTTCCCGCCGCCGGGATGGCCGACCGGATCAGGAGGGCGGTCCACGCCTTCGCCGAGCGCCCGCCCGACGACGACCTGGCCCTGCTCGTGATCCAGGTCGACGAGGACCGGCACTCGGCTGTGCGGGGCAGCTCCGCGGGCGAGTGACAATGGACGGTATGCCTTCCGTACTGCCCGATGGTGAGCCCGTGCCCGACGACGGGGCGCTGCCCCGACATGCCCTGGAAGGCGCCGCCGGCCGTCCGCTCGGTTTCTACCTGCACGTGCCCTACTGCGCCACCCGCTGCGGCTACTGCGACTTCAACACCTACACCGCGACCGAGCTGCGTGGTTCCGGCGGTGCCCTGGCGTCCAGGGACAACTACGCCGCCCATCTCGTCGAGGAGGTCCGCCAGGCCCGCAAGGTGCTCGGCGACGACCCCCGCCCCGTCCGCACGGTCTTCGTCGGCGGCGGTACGCCGACGCTGCTGCCCGCCGCCGACCTCGTCCGGATGCTCGCGGCGATCCGTGAGGAGTTCGGGCTGGCCGAGGACGCGGAGATCACCACGGAGGCCAACCCGGAGTCCGTCGACCCGGCCTATCTCGCGGCACTCCGGGAGGGCGGCTTCAACCGTGTCTCCTTCGGCATGCAGAGCGCCCGGCAGCACGTCCTGAAGGTCCTGGACCGCACCCACACGCCCGGCAGGCCCGAGG
Proteins encoded in this window:
- a CDS encoding SpoIIE family protein phosphatase, producing MGSIPLQRDIVQRPGIVVAGQGGDPRPAARTSLPGIPQASAAARRFVRAALTEWTALGLPSTGEFGERLTDDALTVASELVTNAVVHAGTTVELLLRLEDSAGPEPAALVLEITDHHPARSVRDERADRPDPAEYGRGLQLVATLAESWGITYRTGLKTVWARLLGDDRFGLPDTPAADDATRRRGPRDGILAPAAGHTPRDDAGWAGRGGLSFLAEASGLLAGQLDEDLVASTAGRLLVPRLADWCAIWLESEGGGPAAAPRLAGVWHSDEARTALLRPALEKEPLRLPGSVGTGPVPIPWPGGDATERGDGTGAALAHRIVSGGRTLGALLVGREGDDHIPDEVAALLADFVRRVGLAVGAARAYTRQATISRILQRGLLPSKVAEIPGVTSALVYEPGDDGVVGGDFYDLFPCPGGRWCFVLGDVQGSGPEAAVVTGLARPWLRLLSREGFRVGEVLDRLNRLLLDDAMEAAEAAALMVAAAGGQQLQGGEQIQDGTQSRFLSLLYGSLVPLPDGGVRCTVASAGHPLPLLLRPDGSVRPAAEPQVLLGVVEDVAYDSQSFDLAPGDSLLCVTDGVTERRSGRLMFDDGDGLARVLAGCAGLPAAGMADRIRRAVHAFAERPPDDDLALLVIQVDEDRHSAVRGSSAGE